A single window of Columba livia isolate bColLiv1 breed racing homer chromosome 16, bColLiv1.pat.W.v2, whole genome shotgun sequence DNA harbors:
- the HELZ2 gene encoding 3'-5' exoribonuclease HELZ2: MPMANGPAVPLGNLQQQLELLLVCSKCSVKENETIYHVREVEHHCMHEILLARRRGRRGTAWKKVYQRPGFPTPARYAVCRYYMVGLGCLKHGSQCTFAWSPEEAMVWNFEREQQLKRWQLKAAVLQAQLGGCSASPLPASSAAREITSEFGGCFQEICKPCFFGCPQRVSAGGQGQLCERHRGWDPLLVHVVSDSRRQQQYTAVRPCPKFMATLSYCRFVSRGQPCRHGPLRCQFAHSDLEMAVWEAEREQGLVRSDLLLPVAGTCSTSGKAAAPAPVHFYCRVCLVTFSSQESFESHCSSVEHRHMLSADTSVQWVHRAPPLGLTKFSLCSRAEMCEMGKSCTKAHSAEELQEWIQRKKVAAKKRKQALKDGLLSYQDRLLAEYQTCSNEVFIMAEHIEGIRVVCEQPLHVQSEDRRMKYCWKFKVHSQMPLQHVALLKQEPGVNFYLSGNGLCRGLHYLRGEHVATLPSSPRTALVDVCMECSVLGVFEQWVVFDFGSRPVLVQKIKVKVGRRETPQHIPRENFHPVNFLRWDRGNRIIVPSVPRTGEDVDLLAKYKPPALALDYQREGSATVPITRLNYRERMHSFLFREEEAEQALVAKLNLRVLISLSPTLQSLSVGMKFAVSGELFAEVCTPYNLSPDTDEGYLLSRSAPTAFLALDPPVDNQVYEVIVEHKATTEKTIWLQIPKRCCSELNFKPNTSHKVEIQFQIDQLLFRQWHQAVDRLLDEKLVLPDVASCSVPYSLGSPQRGNSKQKLAISFITGQATSSRQVPPLLIYGPFGTGKTFTLAMATIEILRQPNTRVLICTHTNSAADIYIREYFHNYVTSGHPWAVPLRIISTDRPTNMTDPTTQMYCCLSPDQRSFRHPTQAEIDRHRIIITTSMLSKNLRVPPGFFTHIMIDEAAQMLECEALVPLAYATFETRIVLAGDHMQITPKLFCVRDGQSADYTLLNRLFQFYQKEKHEVAMKSRIIFNENYRSTAGIIEFVSKHFYIGKGNAIQASGKIPPHPEIFPLVFCHVSGVAERDLSMISWHNTSEIIQVIEKVKEIYQRWPDEWGVRDLKKICVVSHGMQVSATRQELRKKQLQDVVVENYENLPGREFRVIIISTVHTSKSLSVSASHHLEFFNEARVLNTIMTRAQSLVVAVGDAVALCSHGQCSKVWKRFIQWCIEKGSIFPENLTMAQIKQAACDKESWSRRSPEADEEDSDTDSWSSEDESMNLDDPILQELLDESKNMLVTVSEEGLLKVKSEASSLWEDRQEYVSFSSQVMQEYLHMHPKMYKRCELIKEWFDRASAFTLNNSPAMSIQIKGRVHCGTAFTGDEVLVEILQGSTADSGSHRPQGKVVGILKRADRERTFICMMDEFDPRVMIPIDRTVTKIFVPGLKEKPNVIPIRRLVNGKYRVVNCEKISQETRRCHLFCVQVISWREGFYYPLGIITEILHAALTLEEGLKILDLEYGLKKTYPATVTKESAKYTSSSKLNLTKENLKDCRSYTTFTVDPQGARDLDDAISVRDLGCHYEIGIHIADVASVIPEGSALDLEAKKRGVTYYAPTQEPLCMFPPHISRDVCSLLPQKERRVVSLFVTVEKKTDEILKRVFTISVISSDRQLSYEEAELFIKDHYRGAAGALRFNTLEDCIAVAYHFSRIHRKLRLQEDCFYDQLDEGSSPGSRGSHQMIEELMIMFNSFVAEFLTNQEDTRNVTPLRCQCEPNAQQLSLMKNKYSHILPFSIHLSHRLGEVPPGQDSSKNVFSLMAPIWEHLQLAAKVRDFHKMLDLIVTDDIHPKLAPVALEFRRLLSRSYFSRSNSTVQSKAGHYSLHVDSYTWASSPIRRYMDVVVQRHLHSVLRKKPVIYSVDDIEFLCHDFNRKNFKATMYEKRARCLQMATQLKDQVLQKIAFVVDIEEMNKYFKALFPLNKDSLPDPQIINYRSLQLIEQPVFIQQRSSIRLMWKRRVYSAEMMKEHGLREGPLRDRSVTLFDTQTWQDVLAAVRNEQFETAASLLQKTEKLYQRPMGRVQKSLCSHYMEISLELCAGDTLQFQLTTDVCRGFLVPFVQLWCVTPGFDICLQHTEKPIDCFSAYATLPSKDKYKHAAEYSKVWMPMSAMESASCAVAENDSIVLHDVKITWAKQRTSKGQLQGNFLLKKHVLEECSIEVDFNHCYLCIRLGGLKLGSLQSDEECLSHGLQNLTFINKGRSESKLAVDPDTYTWVAHGITEEFSENEKSDRTDQQTINFYIHYMSMENIPVEISQASARFTVELIPKMLPDVRKEKAIWKLRYASELAQSIALGHEPPQKVTTSRILQQKSFDLPGSHRKLNQSQNQAILTALRKPFALIQGPPGTGKTVVGTHIVYWFHKLNEESVEKEQPPPLQEEDSSSRKCILYCGPSNKSVDVVAEMLLKMKNPKPLRVYGEAIESMEYPYPGSNRHLSRKALRDAKPNRDLSEIILHHRIRRPPNPLYQQICSFDARMKKGEHITEKETKKYKKQLVDARTYELLRHDVILCTCSAASAPCLEKLNVQQIIIDECAMSTEPETLIPLVSHHRAAKVVLLGDHKQLRPVVNNDFCKSLGMEISLFERYRKQAFMLDTQYRMHKGICEFPSKEFYEMRLKTCPQLIRKPSVFCHKDNGCCPIIFGHVEGKEQSLMISTEEGNENSKANPEEVEQAVRLAKQLTLDGTIRPESIAILSPYNAQVSEIGKSLLKAGIRGVTVCTIMKSQGSEWRYVILSTVRSCPRSEIDRKPTKSWQKKYLGFVTDPNQVNVGITRAREGLCIIGNRYLLECNPLWRRLLQHYQQHNCYTAAPEVFVRKTPALR, from the exons ATGCCGATGGCCAACGGCCCGGCTGTGCCGCTGGGcaacctccagcagcagctggagctgctcctggtcTGCTCCAAGTGCAGTGTGAAGGAGAATGAGACCATCTACCACGTGCGTGAGGTGGAGCACCACTGCATGCACGAGATCCTGCTGGCACGTCGCCGCGGCCGCCGCGGCACAGCCTGGAAGAAGGTGTACCAGCGGCCTGGCTTCCCCACCCCGGCCCGCTACGCCGTCTGCAGGTACTATATGGTGGGGCTGGGCTGCCTCAAGCATGGGAGCCAGTGCACGTTCGCCTGGAGCCCCGAGGAGGCCATGGTCTGGAACTTCgagagggagcagcagctgaagcGGTGGCAGCTGAAGGCTGCAGTGCTGCAAGCACAGCTGGGGGGTTGCTCTGCCAGCCCCCTCCCCGCGTCCAGCGCCGCCAGGGAGATTACCAGTGAGTTCGGAGGCTGTTTCCAGGAGATCTGCAAGCCTTGCTTCTTTGGCTGCCCCCAGCGTGTGTCGGCGGGTGGGCAGGGCCAGCTGTGCGAGCGTCACCGCGGCTGGGACCCGCTGCTGGTGCACGTGGTGTCGGACAGCCGGCGCCAGCAGCAGTACACGGCCGTGCGGCCCTGCCCCAAGTTCATGGCCACCCTCAGCTACTGCCGGTTCGTGTCCAGGGGCCAGCCCTGCCGGCACGGCCCCCTGCGCTGCCAGTTTGCCCACAGCGACCTGGAGATGGCCGTCTGGGAAGCCGAGAGGGAGCAGGGCTTGGTTCGCTCCGACCTACTGCTGCCAGTCGCAGGAACCTGCAGCACCAGTGGCAAAGCAGCGGCGCCTGCACCCGTGCACTTCTACTGCCGGGTCTGCCTGGTGACATTCAGCTCGCAGGAGAGCTTTGAGAGCCACTGCTCCTCCGTGGAGCACAGGCACATGCTCTCGGCAGACACCTCTGTCCAGTGGGTCCATCGTGCGCCGCCACTCGGGCTCACCAAGTTCTCCCTGTGCAGCAG AGCAGAGATGTGCGAAATGGGGAAAAGCTGCACCAAGGCTCACTCTGCcgaggagctgcaggagtggATCCAGAGGAAGAAGGTTGCCGCGAAGAAAAGGAAGCAAGCCCTGAAGGATGGGCTCTTGTCCTACCAGGACCGGCTCCTCGCTGAGTATCAAACATGCTCCAACGAGGTGTTCATT ATGGCCGAGCACATTGAGGGCATCAGAGTCGTGTGTGAGCAGCCCCTGCACGTGCAGTCAGAGGACAGGAGGATGAAATACTGCTGGAAGTTCAAGGTCCACTCCCAG ATGCCTCTGCAGCACGTGGCGCTCCTGAAACAGGAACCTGGAGTCAATTTCTACCTCTCTGGGAATGGACTTTGCCGGGGCCTCCACTACCTTCGGGGGGAGCACGTGGCCAccctgccctcctccccacGCACGGCGCTGGTGGATGTCTGCATGGAGTGCTCCGTGCTGGGCGTCTTTGAGCAGTGGGTGGTGTTCGACTTTGGCAGCCGCCCTGTCCTCGTACAGAAGATCAAGGTGAAGGTGGGACGGCGGGAGACCCCTCAGCACATCCCCAGGGAGAACTTCCACCCCGTCAACTTCTTGCGATGGGACAGAGGGAACCGGATTATCGTTCCCAGCGTGCCAAGGACCGGGGAAGATGTGGATCTGCTGGCCAAGTACAAACCTCCTGCTCTGGCGCTAGATTACCAGCGTGAGGGTAGTGCGACCGTTCCCATCACTCGTCTCAACTACCGTGAGAGGATGCACAGCTTCCTCTTCCGTGAGGAAGAAGCCGAGCAGGCTCTGGTTGCCAA ACTCAACCTGCGTGTTCTCATCTCGCTGAGCCCCACGCTGCAGAGCCTCTCGGTGGGGATGAAGTTCGCTGTCTCCGGTGAGCTGTTTGCTGAAGTGTGTACCCCTTACAACCTCTCACCGGACACCGACGAGGGCTATCTGCTGAGCAGGTCTGCGCCCACAGCTTTCCTGGCACTTGACCCACCAGTTGACAATCAGGTTTATGAGGTTATTGTGGAGCATAAAGCCACCACGGAGAAGACCATCTGGCTACAGATACCAAAGAGATGCTGCTCAGAGCTGAACTTCAAGCCAAACACCTCCCACAAGGTGGAGATCCAGTTCCAAATCGACCAGCTGCTGTTCCGACAGTGGCACCAggctgtggaccgcctgttggaTGAGAAGCTGGTCCTACCAGATGTtgccagctgctctgtcccctaCTCCCTTGGGTCACCGCAGCGGGGGAACAGCAAGCAGAAACTGGCCATCTCCTTCATCACAGGCCAAGCCACCAGCAGCCGGCAGGTCCCACCGCTGCTCATCTATGGGCCTTTCGGCACAGGGAAGACGTTCACCTTGGCCATGGCCACCATCGAGATCCTCAGGCAGCCCAACACGCGGGTGCTGATCTGCACCCACACCAACAG TGCTGCTGACATCTACATCCGGGAGTATTTCCATAACTACGTGACCAGCGGGCACCCATGGGCTGTTCCCTTGAGGATCATTTCCACTGACCGTCCCACCAACATGACGGATCCCACCACACAGATGTACTGCTGCCTCTCACCGGACCAGCGCTCCTTCCGCCACCCCACGCAGGCGGAGATCGACCGGCACCGCATCATTATTACCACTTCCATGTTATCCAAGAACCTGAGGGTTCCCCCAGGCTTCTTCACCCACATCATGATCGACGAGGCTGCTCAGATGCTGGAATGCGAAGCTTTGGTTCCGCTTGCCTACGCCACTTTTGAGACTCGGATCGTCCTCGCTGGGGACCACATGCAGATAACCCCAAAGCTGTTCTGTGTCAGGGACGGACAGTCTGCTGATTACACCCTCTTAAACCGACTCTTTCAGTTTTACCAGAAAGAGAAGCATGAAGTGGCCATGAAGAGCAGGATCATTTTCAATGAGAATTACCGTTCCACTGCAGGCATCATTGAGTTTGTCTCCAAACACTTCTACATCGGCAAAGGCAATGCTATCCAAGCCAGTGGGAAAATCCCGCCCCATCCCGAAATCTTCCCACTTGTCTTCTGCCACGTGTCTGGTGTGGCTGAACGGGATTTGTCCATGATTTCTTGGCACAACACCTCTGAGATAATACAAGTGATTGAGAAGGTGAAGGAGATCTATCAGAGGTGGCCAGACGAGTGGGGTGTCCGAGACCTGAAGAAGATCTGTGTGGTGTCCCACGGGATGCAG GTTTCTGCAACACGACAAGAgctgaggaagaagcagctacAAGACGTGGTGGTAGAAAACTATGAAAACTTGCCAG GGAGGGAGTTCCGGGTGATCATCATCAGCACAGTCCACACCAGCAAGAGCCTGAGTGTCTCGGCTTCCCACCACCTCGAGTTCTTCAATGAAGCCAGAGTGCTCAACACCATAATGACCCGGGCCCAGTCACTGGTTGTCGCGGTGGGGGATGCCGTGGCCTTGTGCTCTCATGGCCAGTGCAGCAAGGTGTGGAAGCGCTTCATCCAGTGGTGCATCGAGAAGGGCAGCATCTTCCCAGAGAACCTGACCATGGCCCAGATCAAACAGGCAGCGTGTGACAAGgagagctggagcaggaggagcccagaggCGGACGAGGAGGATAGCGACACGGATTCCTGGAGCTCTGAGGATGAGAGCATGAATCTTGATGATCCCATCTTGCAGGAGCTCTTAGATGAGAGCAAGAACATGCTGGTGACAGTGTCTGAGGAAGGGCTGTTGAAAGTGAAGTCTGAGGCTTCAAGCCTGTGGGAGGACAGGCAGGAATACgtcagcttttcttctcaggTGATGCAGGAGTATCTGCACATGCACCCCAAAATGTACAAGAGATGCGAGCTGATCAAAGAATGGTTCGACAGAGCTTCTGCCTTCACCCTCAACAACTCACCTGCCATGAGCATTCAGATCAAAGGCCGAGTTCACTGTGGGACGGCCTTCACGGGGGACGAGGTGCTGGTGGAAATTCTGCAGGGCAGCACGGCTGACAGTGGCAGCCACCGCCCTCAGGGGAAGGTGGTGGGCATCCTAAAGCGCGCTGACAGAGAGCGGACCTTCATCTGCATGATGGACGAATTCGATCCCCGGGTGATGATACCCATCGATCGCACTGTCACCAAAATATTTGTCCCAGGGCTAAAAGAGAAACCCAATGTCATTCCCATCCGCAGGCTTGTCAATGGGAAGTACAGGGTGGTCAACTGCGAGAAGATCAGCCAGGAGACCAGGAGATGCCACCTCTTCTGTGTCCAGGTTATCTCCTGGCGGGAAGGGTTTTACTACCCTTTGGGGATAATAACAGAGATTCTGCATGCAGCATTGACTTTGGAAGAAGGCTTGAAGATCCTCGACTTGGAGTATGGTTTGAAGAAGACATACCCAGCTACTGTCACCAAGGAGTCAGCCAAATACACCTCCAGCAGCAAACTAAACCTCACCAAGGAAAACCTGAAGGACTGTCGGAGTTACACGACCTTCACTGTTGACCCCCAAGGTGCCAGGGATTTGGACGATGCTATCAGCGTGAGGGATCTGGGGTGTCACTATGAGATTGGGATCCACATTGCAGACGTGGCCAGCGTCATTCCCGAAGGCAGCGCCTTGGACCTGGAAGCAAAGAAACGGGGTGTCACCTACTACGCTCCCACCCAAGAGCCTCTGTGCATGTTCCCACCCCACATTAGCCGAGATGTCTGCAGCCTCCTGCCGCAGAAGGAACGTCGGGTGGTTTCCTTGTTTGTCACCGTAGAAAAGAAGACTGATGAGATATTGAAGAGGGTCTTCACCATCTCAGTGATCAGCTCAGACAGGCAGCTGTCCTATGAAGAGGCTGAGCTCTTCATTAAGGACCACTAcaggggggcggcgggggcccTTCGTTTCAATACCCTGGAGGACTGTATAGCTGTGGCCTATCACTTTTCCAGGATCCACCGCAAGTTGCGGCTGCAGGAGGACTGTTTCTATGACCAGTTGGATGAGGGAAGCTCCCCTGGTAGCAGGGGATCCCATCAGATGATAGAAGAGTTAATGATCATGTTCAACAGCTTCGTGGCTGAGTTTCTCACCAACCAGGAGGACACCAGAAATGTCACTCCTCTCCGGTGCCAGTGCGAGCCAAACGCTCAGCAGTTGTCACTCATGAAAAACAAGTACAGCCACATCCTTCCTTTTTCCATCCATCTCTCACACCGTCTGGGAGAGGTGCCTCCTGGACAAGACTCCTCCAAAAATGTGTTTAGTCTCATGGCCCCCATCTGGGAGCATCTGCAGTTAGCTGCTAAAGTTCGAGACTTTCACAAGATGCTCGACCTTATTGTTACGGATGACATCCACCCAAAGCTGGCCCCTGTGGCCCTGGAATTCAGGAGGCTGCTCAGCCGCTCCTATTTCAGCCGCTCCAACTCTACCGTCCAGTCAAAAGCTGGTCATTACTCCCTGCATGTTGACTCCTACACCTGGGCTTCCTCTCCCATCCGCCGGTATATGGATGTCGTGGTCCAGCGTCACCTTCATTCTGTGCTCCGCAAGAAGCCCGTCATCTATTCTGTGGATGACATTGAGTTTCTCTGTCATGACTTCAACAGGAAGAATTTCAAGGCAACAATGTACGAGAAGAGGGCCCGCTGCCTGCAGATGGCCACCCAGCTGAAGGACCAAGTCCTGCAGAAGATCGCCTTCGTGGTAGACATCGAAGAgatgaacaaatattttaaagcccTGTTCCCACTGAACAAAGATAGTCTTCCAGACCCCCAGATAATCAACTACAGGTCTCTTCAGCTGATAGAGCAGCCCGTGTTCATCCAGCAGCGGAGCAGCATCAGGCTGATGTGGAAGAGGAGGGTCTACTCTGCGGAGATGATGAAGGAGCACGGCCTGCGTGAAGGACCTCTCCGTGACCGCAGCGTCACCCTCTTTGACACACAGACTTGGCAAGACGTGTTGGCAGCCGTCAGGAATGAGCAGTTTGAGACGGCGGCCTCCCTCCTGCAGAAGACCGAGAAGCTGTACCAGCGGCCCATGGGCCGGGTGCAGAAGAGCCTGTGCTCACACTACATGGAGATCTCCCTGGAGCTGTGCGCTGGTGACACGCTGCAGTTCCAGCTCACCACCGACGTCTGCCGGGGCTTCCTGGTGCCCTTCGTCCAGCTCTGGTGCGTGACGCCGGGTTTCGACATCTGCCTGCAGCACACGGAAAAGCCCATTGACTGCTTCTCTGCATATGCCACCCTCCCGTCCAAGGACAAGTACAAGCACGCAGCAGAGTACAGCAAGGTGTGGATGCCGATGAGCGCCATGGAGTCTGCGTCGTGTGCGGTGGCTGAAAATGACTCAATTGTTCTTCACGATGTTAAAATAACCTGGGCGAAGCAAAGGACAAGCAAAGGACAGCTGCAAGGGAACTTCCTCCTAAAGAAACACGTTTTGGAGGAGTGCTCCATTGAAGTGGACTTCAACCACTGTTACTTGTGCATTCGCTTGGGTGGGCTGAAGCTTGGGAGCCTTCAAAGTGATGAGGAATGCCTTAGCCACGGCCTCCAGAACCTGACTTTTATTAACAAGGGTAGGTCAGAAAGCAAGCTCGCAGTTGATCCAGATACCTACACCTGGGTGGCTCACGGGATCACTGAGGAGTTCAGCGAGAATGAGAAGTCTGACAGGACTGATCAACAGACTATTAACTTCTACATCCACTATATGTCCATGGAGAACATCCCTGTGGAAATCTCCCAGGCCTCGGCCAGGTTTACGGTGGAGCTCATTCCAAAGATGCTGCCAGATGT ACGGAAAGAGAAGGCAATTTGGAAGCTCAGGTATGCCTCCGAGCTTGCTCAAAGCATCGCCCTTGGCCATGAACCACCTCAAAAAG TGACAACATCCAGAATCCTTCAGCAAAAATCCTTTGATCTGCCTGGCAGCCACAGGAAGCTCAACCAGAGTCAGAACCAGGCGATTCTGACTGCTCTGAGAAAACCCTTCGCACTCATCCAAGGCCCACCAG GCACGGGGAAAACTGTTGTTGGAACTCACATTGTCTATTGGTTCCATAAGCTGAATGAGGAGAGTGTCGAGAAGGAGCAACCACCACCCTTGCAAGAGGAAGATTCCAGCAGTAGAAAATGCATCTTGTACTGTGGCCCATCCAACAAGTCTGTTGATGTTGTTGCTG AGATGCTGCTGAAGATGAAGAACCCGAAACCGCTGCGGGTTTACGGAGAGGCCATTGAGTCGATGGAATACCCGTACCCGGGGAGCAACCGGCACCTCTCCCGCAAAGCCCTGCGGGATGCAAAGCCAAATCGTGATCTCAG TGAAATAATCCTGCATCATCGCATTCGACGGCCACCCAACCCTTTGTACCAGCAGATCTGTAGCTTTGATGCCCGGATGAAGAAAGGAGAGCAcataacagaaaaagaaacaaagaa GTACAAAAAGCAGTTGGTAGATGCTCGTACATATGAGCTTTTGCGCCATGATGTCATCCTGTGCACGTGCTCAGCCGCGTCTGCCCCCTGCCTGGAGAAGCTCAATGTCCAGCAGATCATCATCGACGAGTGCGCCATGTCTACCGAGCCCGAGACCCTCATCCCCTTGGTCAGCCACCACCGCGCGGCCAAG GTTGTTTTGCTTGGGGATCACAAACAGCTGCGGCCTGTGGTCAACAACGACTTCTGCAAGAGCCTTGGCATGGAGATTTCTCTCTTTGAGCGCTACCGCAAGCAGGCGTTCATGCTGGACACGCAGTACCGCATG CACAAAGGGATTTGTGAGTTCCCATCCAAGGAGTTTTATGAAATGCGGTTGAAAACATGTCCCCAGCTGATTCGTAAACCCAGCGTCTTCTGCCACAAGGATAACGGCTGCTGCCCCATCATCTTCGGGCATgtggaggggaaggagcagagCCTCATGATTTCGACTGAGGAAGGAAATGAGAACTCCAAAGCCAACCCAGAAGAAGTGGAGCAGGCG gtgagGCTGGCAAAGCAGCTGACACTAGATGGCACCATCCGGCCGGAGAGCATCGCCATCCTGAGCCCCTACAACGCCCAGGTGTCTGAGATCGGCAAGAGCCTCCTGAAGGCGGGGATCCGCGGGGTGACCGTCTGCACCATCATGAAGAGTCAAG GAAGCGAGTGGAGATATGTGATCCTGTCAACTGTACGCTCCTGCCCTCGGTCAGAGATTGATAGGAAGCCCACGAAGAGCTGGCAGAAGAAGTACCTGGGGTTTGTGACCGACCCAAACCAGGTCAATGTGGGCATCACGCGCGCTCGGGAAGGACTCTGCATTATAG GGAACCGGTACCTGCTGGAGTGCAACCCTTTGTGGAGGAGGTTGCTGCAGCATTACCAGCAGCACAACTGCTACACGGCAGCCCCAGAGGTTTTTGTCAGGAAGACCCCAGCGCTCCGCTGA
- the FNDC11 gene encoding fibronectin type III domain-containing protein 11 isoform X2, which produces MAMILDEAEGGSENTAHSAEQLGTADWDSYLEKRNVVLQFLHSNLSLRHLQQHQNKVELLKKSCFYLEVEPKHVNVRDQNHVMLRTDILQLVDPCQFQRMKKVAKDQTEIQLTLLTELLEQLKRGREELNYYLRNYDIKTFLSQWNLIMQRLTQLFTFLENLLSLQTPGKLYVKHHLVSHANLRGTRLPNIRLSICTKMPLIFDRNESYAYKDWAKLKWFTENQESHLEQCELHIKLLTNGSQNEPGYGRIQPVTSDTCTVSGLQPGRSYEFAIRRSNTHTFVSGKWYDRIVLTTKTDADEDGDGNARALEE; this is translated from the coding sequence ATGGCTATGATTTTGGATGAGGCGGAAGGTGGTTCGGAGAACACTGCGCACAGCGCGGAGCAGCTGGGCACTGCCGACTGGGACAGCTACCTGGAGAAGAGGAACGTTGTCCTGCAGTTCCTGCACTCCAACCTGAGCCTCCgccacctccagcagcaccagaacaAAGTGGAGCTTCTGAAGAAGAGCTGCTTTTACCTGGAGGTCGAGCCCAAACATGTGAATGTGAGGGACCAGAATCATGTAATGCTTCGCACTGACATTTTGCAGCTGGTGGACCCCTGCCAGTTCCAAAGGATGAAGAAGGTGGCAAAAGACCAGACTGAAATCCAGCTGACGCTTTTAACTGAGCTGCTGGAACAGCTGAAACGCGGCCGGGAGGAGCTGAACTATTACTTGAGGAACTACGACATTAAAACTTTCCTCTCCCAGTGGAACCTGATTATGCAGAGACTGACCCAGCTCTTCACATTTCTGGAAAATCTCCTTTCCTTGCAAACGCCGGGAAAGCTCTATGTCAAGCACCATTTGGTGTCACACGCAAATCTTAGAGGCACTAGACTCCCCAACATCAGGCTTTCTATCTGCACAAAGATGCCACTGATTTTTGATCGGAACGAATCATACGCTTACAAGGACTGGGCCAAGCTCAAGTGGTTTACTGAAAATCAAGAGTCACACCTCGAGCAATGTGAACTTCACATTAAATTGCTGACAAATGGGAGCCAGAACGAACCGGGATACGGTAGGATCCAGCCGGTCACCTCCGACACGTGCACCGTGTCGGGTCTGCAGCCGGGCAGGTCCTATGAATTTGCGATCAGACGATCCAACACGCACACGTTTGTCTCTGGAAAATGGTACGACCGCATTGTCCTGACGACAAAAACTGACGCTGACGAAGACGGGGACGGCAACGCTCGTGCACTGGAAGAATGA
- the FNDC11 gene encoding fibronectin type III domain-containing protein 11 isoform X1 yields the protein MEKKQLSFGIMAMILDEAEGGSENTAHSAEQLGTADWDSYLEKRNVVLQFLHSNLSLRHLQQHQNKVELLKKSCFYLEVEPKHVNVRDQNHVMLRTDILQLVDPCQFQRMKKVAKDQTEIQLTLLTELLEQLKRGREELNYYLRNYDIKTFLSQWNLIMQRLTQLFTFLENLLSLQTPGKLYVKHHLVSHANLRGTRLPNIRLSICTKMPLIFDRNESYAYKDWAKLKWFTENQESHLEQCELHIKLLTNGSQNEPGYGRIQPVTSDTCTVSGLQPGRSYEFAIRRSNTHTFVSGKWYDRIVLTTKTDADEDGDGNARALEE from the coding sequence CAACTGAGCTTTGGAATCATGGCTATGATTTTGGATGAGGCGGAAGGTGGTTCGGAGAACACTGCGCACAGCGCGGAGCAGCTGGGCACTGCCGACTGGGACAGCTACCTGGAGAAGAGGAACGTTGTCCTGCAGTTCCTGCACTCCAACCTGAGCCTCCgccacctccagcagcaccagaacaAAGTGGAGCTTCTGAAGAAGAGCTGCTTTTACCTGGAGGTCGAGCCCAAACATGTGAATGTGAGGGACCAGAATCATGTAATGCTTCGCACTGACATTTTGCAGCTGGTGGACCCCTGCCAGTTCCAAAGGATGAAGAAGGTGGCAAAAGACCAGACTGAAATCCAGCTGACGCTTTTAACTGAGCTGCTGGAACAGCTGAAACGCGGCCGGGAGGAGCTGAACTATTACTTGAGGAACTACGACATTAAAACTTTCCTCTCCCAGTGGAACCTGATTATGCAGAGACTGACCCAGCTCTTCACATTTCTGGAAAATCTCCTTTCCTTGCAAACGCCGGGAAAGCTCTATGTCAAGCACCATTTGGTGTCACACGCAAATCTTAGAGGCACTAGACTCCCCAACATCAGGCTTTCTATCTGCACAAAGATGCCACTGATTTTTGATCGGAACGAATCATACGCTTACAAGGACTGGGCCAAGCTCAAGTGGTTTACTGAAAATCAAGAGTCACACCTCGAGCAATGTGAACTTCACATTAAATTGCTGACAAATGGGAGCCAGAACGAACCGGGATACGGTAGGATCCAGCCGGTCACCTCCGACACGTGCACCGTGTCGGGTCTGCAGCCGGGCAGGTCCTATGAATTTGCGATCAGACGATCCAACACGCACACGTTTGTCTCTGGAAAATGGTACGACCGCATTGTCCTGACGACAAAAACTGACGCTGACGAAGACGGGGACGGCAACGCTCGTGCACTGGAAGAATGA